The genomic region TGATGATCCAGAAGCACATCCCGGGGTGAGAAAACATTACCAGGAAATGCAGGACTGGTTTGTGGCTGGTTCTATCGAAGGGCTGCATTTACCTCTGCATTATGACTTTGCTGAACTGCGCACTACTCCTGCGGAAACACATCGCATATTTGCACAGAGGGGATGGCGAAAAGTTGCAGGCTTTCAGACAGAAGAACATCTGCATTGTGCACATAGAGAGATGGTGCTTCAGGCAGCAAGAGAAGCTGGAGCCAATCTTTTTATTCAGCCTGTAGTTGGCAGAGCTGGTCCAGAGGATCTGGATCATTTTACACTGGTGCGTTGCTATCAGGAATTTATCAAAACCTTTCCCCGCAATATGATCCAGCTTGGCCTGATCCCGCTGGAGAAAAGGCTGGCCGGTCCCAGGCAGGCTTTGTTGGAGGCCATAGTCAGACGTAATTACGGCTGCACCCACTTTATGGTCAAAGATGACCACGGTGATCCATTTGCCGGTAACAACCATGAGAGATTTTATTCTCCTGGTGCGTCCCAGGAACTTATCCAGTCTCTTGAACAAGATGTGGATATCCGGATGATTCCGCTGCAGAACATGGTCTATGTAGAGGAAAAAGCCCAATATTTCCCTGTTGATCAGGTTCAGGAAAATATGCAGGTCAAGGAAATATCTTCGGCAGAGCTCAAAAGACGGCTGGAATATGATCTGGATATTCCCGAGTGGTTTTCATTTCCCGGAGTAGTTCAGGAGCTGAAAAAAGCCTACCCACCCAGGCATCGCCAAGGCTTTACCGTGTTTATTACCGGGCTTTCCGGATCAGGAAAATCCACACTTGCCAAAGTACTTTATGTCCGGTTTATGGAGATGCGCACCAGACCTGTAACCCTTTTGGATGGTGATATCGTGCGTAAAAATCTTTCCAGCGAACTGACCTTTTCCAAGGACCACCGCAACCTGAATGTCCAGCGTATCGGCTTTGTAGCTTCTGAAATTACTAA from Desulfonatronovibrio magnus harbors:
- a CDS encoding bifunctional sulfate adenylyltransferase/adenylylsulfate kinase; amino-acid sequence: MHNSHSENLLVHFRRIECLRQEASAFPSIDLNQRQLCDLELLLNRAFYPLSGYMGQKDYESVLTSMRLTDGTVWPVPICLDVTQKAADTLKHGTNLALRDEEGFLLAILKVSETWQHDKPTYARAVYGTDDPEAHPGVRKHYQEMQDWFVAGSIEGLHLPLHYDFAELRTTPAETHRIFAQRGWRKVAGFQTEEHLHCAHREMVLQAAREAGANLFIQPVVGRAGPEDLDHFTLVRCYQEFIKTFPRNMIQLGLIPLEKRLAGPRQALLEAIVRRNYGCTHFMVKDDHGDPFAGNNHERFYSPGASQELIQSLEQDVDIRMIPLQNMVYVEEKAQYFPVDQVQENMQVKEISSAELKRRLEYDLDIPEWFSFPGVVQELKKAYPPRHRQGFTVFITGLSGSGKSTLAKVLYVRFMEMRTRPVTLLDGDIVRKNLSSELTFSKDHRNLNVQRIGFVASEITKNRGIAICAPIAPYNESRHTVREMISPYGGFVEIFMSTPLEICEQRDRKGIYAKARAGIIKGVTGIDDPYEAPQSPELSIDTTRLTPTEAAQEVFLFLEEQGYIR